The Pseudodesulfovibrio sp. JC047 genome includes the window AAGAGAATGTGATGCGCTTCATCAGTCGAGGCTCCCTTTGGTGCTGGAAACGCCGGTTCGCCCGACAGCGACACCATGCGACAGAGCAAGCCCCAACGCCTTGAAGGCCGCTTCCAGAAGATGATGGCCATTCTGGCCGTACTCGTATTTGACGTGCAGGTTCATGCCTGCCTTGAATGCAAAAGATTTAAGGAATTCGCGCCAGACGTCTTTTTCGTCTCCGGCAATGATATCCGGCAACAAAGCATCGTCGTACACGATATATGGACGCCCAGACAGGTCCAGTACGACCTCGACCAGCGCTTCATCCATGGGCACTTTTGCCGACGCGACCCGGTTGATGCCACGCTTGTCGCCCAAGGCCTCGTTCAAAGCCTGCCCCAAGCACAACCCGATATCTTCCAAGCTGTGATGGCTGTCAATATCCAGATCGCCCGTGCATGTCAGGTCCAAATCAAACCGTGCCCAAAATGCGCACAACGTGAGCATGTGGTCGGCAAAACCGATGCCGGTCCGCACATTCACCTCGCCCTCGCC containing:
- the hisB gene encoding imidazoleglycerol-phosphate dehydratase HisB, whose translation is MGTRQATVVRTTKETDIKLTLTLDGEGEVNVRTGIGFADHMLTLCAFWARFDLDLTCTGDLDIDSHHSLEDIGLCLGQALNEALGDKRGINRVASAKVPMDEALVEVVLDLSGRPYIVYDDALLPDIIAGDEKDVWREFLKSFAFKAGMNLHVKYEYGQNGHHLLEAAFKALGLALSHGVAVGRTGVSSTKGSLD